A single genomic interval of Polaribacter vadi harbors:
- a CDS encoding AAA family ATPase → MKIEFEEREIKNYLSSNKPILYERDLGFPYDRLNPFDFEDLTYFTIKQYIENNKDWNGFDKIESLGGVKDKGRDCILKKKEIVSGIIQCKHSEKQYKLDKPYFVKELLKFLLYSIKEPSLIGNYNDFTYYIFSSSGFSSDTLELIKNFNEFILEETKLESWVNSVISKHSSIKELLNYNHCRDKLEILLSSVKVKKIDINEFDLILSNTYNQNIVDAFFSIKKVIDIEKAKQIIEKHINPKISYNEAVKSLESASFDFRILTNYFGLNKETHIARKETNDLYNWILADLINNKKNIAVLEGNAGLGKTIIIKDLYDKLFVNEFPVLAIKADKYYAENRIDLEKNIFQKQNLSIMEVIDCMSNNHQKIVVLIDQLDALSQTLSSKREYIHTYNRLIDDLTKLPNVRIIISVRSFDLKFDSDLSIYNSSHCQKFLTRELSVEEIKTVLSKFGIQNRSDKFLNLLKIPSNLNLFCKLDDKTSLNYDSLKTVYDLQNAFWDELISQAHKLGLKVKDLLYTISEKMYYAQQITIINSFEDSFQKELNFLKSKNVISEDKKSIQFFHQTFYDFVFSKQFVETGKSIVGYIKREKQSINVRQPLKMVLEYLRDYNHKIYINSIRRIIKGRHFRFHIKSLTIISLSNIIEPSEKEKRVFENLIKVNTCYFEMFLSSCNSVGWTSYLINNEVIYSELNKKENAYLKVLRYLKGKNINPKFLKIKDSLNANLVRKNAIIIFLRHNLNQSSDAVSKFLLELPVNFLEKENLIPRLLISVENWNDNYLKLFEEYCPYVDTEKRRDNLWYFQHLKKISNLKPSFTLEKLKPALEEAFNPKTDDFDDLNYNLKEIIDNLFKQSPKLSFSFFYDFMKKTVLKNKTIDFQDYYGDFIQSTFFRGNGSTYNLPNADDEIYNKLKNYLEVLANKEKNEAIIFIKENINSNIISVLQLCAFTLKVRPSFFSDFTFDFLNIIDSKKGFTGFDDRLQFILRGLIGKTFSFFTIPQKERVVDIIFNIRRGKEYSVIKWEKEVFHRLEIQGKKQYLFIQQIPLDEINRIPRLKKKNQEFNRKFGVLKDDSPKDESSGGGITFGVARPLKDSAYKYMSLDEWENSMTKYSDTYRAEAYSRKGGKYEHSSAFNEAVKNNPDRFYSLLEKLINEKRVSQDYIFKGFRGLVEAEYDSLSILKMYKNLIFIKNVETSNLLNLIWSTEYLIFEKLIDNVILDFLCNLSLTHPSPDRVYNEGKPEYDVNQTVRSSSIKMVMWSGYNKSFSNQIFETVEKVMHDKYVAVKASILINVHYIKILDKNRAFKIFKTLTDTSQIELLKNSFKAADYYKYEFFSEMLPYFNRIIENQELHKSGAIILSKAIIQNSSFEKSNELLIRLTRNSEVAICSVLNVAETNLFYENKFNKHCFHLIMRYLKTDGDDISSRYSGFILRAVNTDNFKLLYPFLQGYVESNHIIKEPRYFYLLLISCAKLYPDMCLSLFEKTLHIDDDDLQKRGYTNEEPVQLTLAIYNSLNKRVKKDDNALKKCLDIFDSLLKNPRLREYANKAINSL, encoded by the coding sequence ATGAAAATTGAATTTGAAGAAAGAGAAATAAAAAATTATTTAAGTTCTAATAAGCCAATTCTTTATGAAAGAGATTTGGGTTTTCCATACGATAGATTAAACCCTTTTGATTTTGAAGATTTAACTTACTTTACAATTAAACAATATATTGAAAATAATAAAGATTGGAATGGTTTTGATAAGATTGAATCTTTGGGAGGAGTTAAAGATAAAGGTCGAGATTGTATTTTAAAAAAGAAAGAAATAGTATCAGGAATAATTCAATGTAAGCATAGTGAAAAGCAATATAAATTAGATAAACCATATTTTGTTAAAGAGCTACTTAAGTTTTTACTATATTCTATCAAAGAGCCATCACTAATCGGTAATTATAATGATTTTACCTATTATATTTTTTCTTCTTCAGGTTTTTCTTCTGATACACTAGAGTTGATTAAAAATTTTAATGAATTTATTTTAGAAGAAACTAAACTCGAATCTTGGGTAAATTCTGTAATAAGTAAGCATTCATCAATTAAAGAATTATTAAATTATAATCACTGTCGAGATAAGTTAGAAATATTATTAAGTTCTGTTAAAGTTAAAAAAATAGACATTAATGAGTTTGATTTGATTTTGAGTAATACTTATAATCAAAATATTGTAGATGCTTTTTTTTCAATTAAAAAAGTGATTGATATAGAAAAAGCTAAACAAATTATAGAAAAACATATTAATCCAAAAATTAGTTATAATGAAGCTGTAAAGTCACTAGAATCTGCTTCTTTTGATTTTAGAATATTAACTAATTATTTTGGATTAAATAAAGAAACTCATATTGCAAGAAAAGAAACAAATGATTTATATAATTGGATATTAGCTGATTTAATTAATAACAAAAAGAATATTGCAGTTTTAGAAGGTAATGCAGGTCTTGGTAAAACGATTATTATAAAAGATTTATATGATAAATTATTTGTTAATGAGTTTCCTGTTTTAGCTATTAAAGCTGACAAATATTATGCAGAGAATAGAATAGATTTAGAAAAAAATATCTTTCAAAAACAGAACTTATCTATTATGGAGGTTATAGATTGTATGTCTAATAACCATCAAAAAATTGTTGTTCTAATTGACCAACTAGATGCACTTTCTCAAACCTTATCATCAAAGAGAGAGTATATACATACTTATAATAGGCTCATTGATGATTTAACTAAACTTCCAAATGTTAGAATAATAATTTCAGTTAGAAGTTTTGATTTAAAATTTGATTCTGACCTATCAATTTATAACAGTTCTCATTGTCAAAAATTTTTGACAAGAGAATTGAGTGTTGAAGAAATTAAAACTGTTTTGAGTAAGTTTGGTATTCAAAACAGGAGTGATAAATTTTTAAATCTACTTAAAATACCTAGTAACTTAAACTTGTTTTGTAAGTTAGATGATAAAACGAGTTTAAATTATGATAGTCTTAAAACAGTTTATGATTTACAAAACGCATTTTGGGATGAATTGATTTCACAAGCTCATAAATTGGGTTTAAAAGTGAAGGATTTACTTTATACTATTTCAGAAAAAATGTATTATGCTCAACAAATAACTATTATTAATAGTTTTGAAGATAGCTTTCAAAAAGAGTTAAATTTCTTAAAAAGTAAGAATGTAATATCGGAAGATAAAAAAAGTATTCAATTCTTTCATCAGACATTTTATGATTTTGTTTTCTCTAAGCAATTTGTTGAAACAGGGAAATCAATTGTAGGTTATATTAAAAGAGAAAAGCAAAGTATAAATGTTCGTCAACCTTTAAAAATGGTTTTAGAATATTTAAGAGATTATAATCATAAAATTTATATTAATTCTATAAGAAGAATAATTAAAGGAAGACATTTTAGATTTCATATTAAATCACTTACAATTATCTCTTTATCTAATATTATTGAGCCCAGTGAAAAAGAAAAGAGAGTTTTTGAAAACCTTATAAAAGTTAATACATGTTATTTTGAAATGTTCCTTTCTTCTTGTAATTCAGTTGGTTGGACTTCATACTTAATTAATAATGAAGTAATCTATTCTGAATTAAATAAAAAAGAAAATGCTTATTTAAAAGTTTTAAGATATTTAAAAGGTAAAAATATAAATCCAAAATTTCTTAAAATTAAAGACTCATTAAATGCTAATCTTGTTAGGAAAAATGCTATTATCATATTTTTAAGACATAACCTGAATCAATCTTCTGATGCTGTTTCTAAATTCTTATTGGAACTTCCTGTTAATTTTTTGGAAAAAGAAAACCTAATACCACGTTTGTTAATTTCTGTTGAGAATTGGAATGATAATTATTTAAAGCTGTTTGAAGAGTATTGTCCATACGTTGATACAGAAAAAAGAAGAGATAATCTTTGGTATTTTCAACATTTAAAGAAAATATCTAATTTAAAACCAAGTTTTACTTTAGAAAAATTAAAACCCGCTTTAGAAGAAGCATTTAACCCTAAAACAGATGATTTTGATGATTTAAATTACAATTTAAAAGAGATTATTGATAATTTATTTAAGCAAAGCCCTAAACTGTCCTTTAGTTTTTTTTATGATTTTATGAAGAAGACCGTATTGAAAAATAAAACTATTGATTTTCAAGATTACTACGGAGATTTTATTCAATCTACTTTTTTTAGAGGAAATGGTTCAACTTATAATTTGCCAAATGCTGACGATGAAATTTATAATAAATTAAAGAACTACCTTGAAGTTTTAGCAAATAAGGAAAAAAATGAAGCTATTATTTTCATTAAAGAAAATATAAATTCAAACATAATTTCTGTTTTACAATTATGTGCATTTACTCTTAAGGTTAGACCTTCTTTCTTTAGTGATTTTACATTTGATTTTTTAAATATAATTGATAGTAAAAAAGGTTTTACTGGTTTTGATGATAGACTTCAATTTATATTAAGAGGTTTGATAGGGAAAACTTTTAGTTTTTTTACAATACCTCAAAAGGAAAGAGTAGTTGATATAATATTTAATATTAGAAGAGGTAAAGAATATTCAGTTATTAAATGGGAAAAAGAAGTGTTTCATAGGTTAGAAATTCAAGGTAAAAAGCAATACCTGTTTATTCAGCAGATTCCATTAGATGAAATAAATAGAATCCCAAGGTTAAAGAAAAAAAACCAAGAGTTTAACCGTAAGTTTGGTGTTTTAAAAGATGATTCTCCTAAGGACGAATCAAGTGGAGGAGGTATAACTTTTGGAGTTGCTAGACCTCTTAAAGATTCGGCTTATAAATATATGTCACTTGATGAATGGGAGAATAGTATGACTAAATATAGTGATACTTATAGGGCAGAAGCTTATTCTAGAAAGGGAGGAAAGTATGAACATTCTTCAGCTTTTAATGAAGCTGTAAAAAATAATCCTGACAGATTTTATTCACTATTAGAAAAGCTTATTAATGAAAAAAGGGTTTCACAAGATTATATATTTAAGGGTTTTAGAGGTTTAGTTGAGGCAGAATACGATTCTTTATCAATCCTTAAAATGTATAAAAATTTAATTTTCATAAAAAATGTAGAAACTTCTAATCTTTTAAACTTAATATGGAGTACAGAATATTTAATTTTTGAGAAATTAATTGATAATGTAATATTAGATTTTTTATGTAATCTTTCTTTAACACATCCTAGTCCAGATAGAGTTTATAATGAGGGTAAACCTGAGTATGATGTAAATCAAACGGTTAGGTCATCATCTATCAAAATGGTTATGTGGTCAGGCTATAATAAATCATTTTCTAATCAAATTTTTGAAACTGTTGAGAAAGTTATGCATGATAAGTATGTAGCTGTCAAGGCTTCAATTTTAATTAACGTTCATTATATTAAGATTTTAGATAAAAACAGAGCTTTTAAAATTTTTAAAACCTTAACAGATACTAGTCAAATTGAATTATTAAAAAATTCTTTTAAAGCAGCAGATTATTATAAATATGAGTTTTTTAGTGAAATGCTTCCATATTTTAATAGAATAATTGAAAATCAAGAACTCCATAAGAGTGGTGCAATAATTCTCTCTAAAGCAATTATTCAAAACTCAAGCTTTGAAAAGAGCAATGAATTATTAATTAGATTAACAAGAAATAGTGAGGTAGCTATTTGTAGTGTTTTGAATGTTGCCGAAACAAATTTATTTTATGAAAACAAGTTTAATAAACATTGTTTTCATTTAATTATGAGATATTTAAAAACTGATGGAGATGATATTTCTTCTAGGTATTCAGGATTTATTTTAAGAGCTGTAAATACAGATAATTTTAAATTATTATACCCTTTTTTACAAGGATATGTTGAATCTAATCATATTATAAAAGAGCCGCGATATTTCTATTTACTTTTAATAAGTTGTGCTAAACTTTATCCAGATATGTGTTTGAGCTTGTTTGAAAAAACTTTGCATATAGATGATGATGATCTACAAAAGAGAGGTTATACGAATGAAGAACCCGTACAATTGACTTTAGCAATTTATAATTCATTAAATAAAAGAGTTAAAAAGGATGATAATGCTTTAAAAAAATGTTTAGATATTTTTGATTCTCTTTTAAAGAATCCGAGATTAAGAGAATATGCAAATAAAGCGATTAACTCACTCTAA
- a CDS encoding ATP-binding protein: MNTKTPHIIQEGILEYKLGELKGNRIHYDFEKMLIYLDAKGKLLFGKNFKMHKEDEAILYKLCTYFIRDVETCKKLKIDPNKGILLSGPVGCGKTSLMKLLPHIVPHQKTYNVIPARNIAFEFNNKGFSIIEHYGNNNYYCFDDLGVETTGRHFGKDCNVMGEILLSRYDLFLKTNDFQSVISSAVEKSHNFKNRILTHATTNLNAKELEERYGIRVRSRMRQLFNLIAFDQKSIDKRV; this comes from the coding sequence ATGAATACAAAAACGCCACATATCATTCAAGAAGGAATCCTAGAATATAAATTAGGCGAACTCAAAGGCAATAGGATTCACTATGATTTTGAAAAAATGTTAATATACCTAGATGCAAAGGGCAAACTACTATTTGGCAAAAACTTTAAAATGCATAAAGAAGATGAAGCGATTTTATATAAATTGTGTACTTATTTTATTCGAGACGTTGAAACCTGCAAAAAATTAAAAATAGACCCAAACAAAGGAATACTATTATCGGGTCCAGTAGGATGTGGAAAAACAAGCCTAATGAAACTATTACCACACATAGTACCTCATCAAAAAACCTACAATGTAATTCCAGCAAGAAACATAGCATTTGAATTCAATAACAAAGGCTTTTCAATTATAGAACATTATGGCAACAATAACTATTACTGCTTCGACGATTTAGGAGTAGAAACAACCGGTAGACATTTCGGAAAAGATTGCAACGTAATGGGAGAAATTTTGTTATCAAGATATGATTTATTCCTAAAAACAAATGACTTTCAAAGTGTCATTTCGAGCGCAGTCGAGAAATCCCATAATTTTAAAAATAGAATACTTACCCACGCCACCACAAACCTCAACGCCAAAGAATTAGAAGAACGATATGGTATTAGAGTACGTTCCAGAATGAGACAGCTTTTTAATTTAATTGCTTTTGACCAAAAAAGTATAGACAAAAGAGTTTAG
- a CDS encoding helix-turn-helix domain-containing protein, whose product MAATIITTEDLYIFKEELLEDIKAMINHQSGFAPKKWLKSPEVRDLLSISPGTLQNLRINGTLPYSKVGGVIYYDYEEIQKVLEENRIHNKF is encoded by the coding sequence ATGGCAGCAACAATCATTACCACAGAAGATCTTTATATCTTCAAAGAAGAATTACTAGAAGACATCAAAGCAATGATCAATCATCAATCAGGTTTTGCACCAAAAAAATGGTTAAAATCTCCAGAGGTCAGAGATTTATTAAGCATTTCTCCAGGAACATTACAAAACTTAAGAATCAATGGTACACTCCCCTACTCTAAAGTTGGAGGAGTTATCTACTACGATTACGAAGAAATTCAAAAAGTACTAGAAGAAAACCGCATTCATAATAAATTCTAA
- a CDS encoding RteC domain-containing protein, with product MKNCYKLIYELEHNLKVLKCKINNLHCLSEQSILLCKSALENLRNSFKEYTFKSKKEEIEFYKYIKPKVFSYLIFYVKQLQIESKRSIEGKKEQIKYLKKYIAKLQTYFNNNLEFYHYFKSNAAHLDEQYFLRENKSLRINIEEHYFFTEDEFSTSHDSSVATIMAYIKLIEYLKNEIDKLNNLHQNVNPIKPLQKENQLNWTGSKTDLVELIYALQKSGAINNGTADVKEIASTLEQHFNINLGNYYHTFMEIKLRKNITTKFIEKLKESLILRIKESDE from the coding sequence TTGAAAAATTGCTATAAGCTAATCTATGAACTGGAGCATAATCTTAAAGTTTTAAAATGTAAAATAAATAATCTGCATTGTCTTTCAGAACAAAGCATTTTATTGTGTAAATCAGCATTAGAAAACTTAAGAAATAGCTTTAAAGAATATACATTTAAAAGTAAAAAAGAAGAAATTGAATTCTATAAATACATAAAACCAAAAGTATTTAGCTACTTAATCTTTTATGTAAAACAATTACAAATAGAAAGCAAACGCTCTATAGAGGGTAAAAAAGAACAAATAAAATACTTAAAAAAATACATTGCAAAACTTCAAACGTATTTCAATAATAATTTAGAATTCTATCATTATTTCAAAAGCAATGCAGCGCATTTAGATGAACAATATTTCTTAAGAGAAAATAAATCCTTGCGCATAAATATTGAAGAACACTATTTCTTTACTGAAGATGAATTTTCAACAAGTCATGACAGTTCTGTAGCAACCATCATGGCATACATAAAATTAATAGAATATCTTAAAAATGAAATTGATAAATTGAATAATTTACATCAAAATGTGAACCCCATCAAACCACTTCAAAAAGAAAACCAATTAAACTGGACAGGCTCAAAAACAGATTTAGTAGAATTAATATATGCATTACAAAAAAGCGGTGCAATAAATAATGGAACAGCTGATGTAAAAGAAATTGCATCGACCCTTGAGCAACACTTCAATATTAATTTAGGGAATTATTACCATACGTTTATGGAAATAAAGTTAAGAAAAAACATCACCACCAAATTCATCGAAAAGCTAAAAGAATCACTCATTTTACGCATTAAAGAATCAGACGAATAA
- a CDS encoding DUF255 domain-containing protein, translated as MNPNVSSAGMVTNSFNNINKPQNPENTKIENNVCQNLFPQKIFLQNGLEGYYNIKDAKKIAKMQNKPIFIRFTNIRSKNCKKMNAKICKDIRVLEVLNKYYVVVVLCVSNKEKLSKKEWYNSKYDGKLIRSVGQQNADYQITQYFNNIQPFHVLTDANDTLLAPPKGFDLDVNNFISFLENGAKTFIKANIKVLEEVLE; from the coding sequence ATGAATCCTAATGTATCATCTGCAGGAATGGTAACAAATTCATTTAACAATATTAACAAACCACAAAATCCTGAGAATACGAAAATAGAAAACAATGTATGTCAAAATCTTTTTCCTCAAAAAATATTTTTGCAAAATGGTTTAGAAGGCTATTACAATATAAAAGATGCAAAAAAAATTGCAAAAATGCAGAATAAGCCCATTTTCATACGATTTACAAATATAAGATCGAAGAACTGTAAAAAAATGAATGCTAAAATTTGTAAAGATATACGAGTACTTGAAGTTCTAAATAAGTATTATGTGGTAGTAGTATTATGTGTAAGTAATAAAGAGAAACTCTCAAAAAAGGAGTGGTATAATTCTAAATATGACGGAAAGTTAATAAGAAGTGTAGGGCAACAAAATGCTGATTATCAAATTACACAATATTTTAACAACATCCAACCATTTCATGTATTAACAGATGCAAACGATACCTTATTAGCACCTCCTAAAGGATTTGATTTAGATGTAAATAATTTTATTTCATTTTTAGAAAATGGAGCAAAAACATTTATAAAAGCGAACATAAAAGTATTAGAAGAGGTTTTAGAATAA
- a CDS encoding Gldg family protein, whose amino-acid sequence MKTIFRIARLELNTLFYFPIGWLVLVVFSIQGGNRLTNILKHQVFRVESWGDNAVNNLTASIFSRASNQQFFYSIADNLFLFIPILTMGLISKELSSGSIKLPLSSPINFHQLILGKYLAMVAYCFILILSLATYMVTGHFIIDTLDYTLMLSSLLGIFLLICTYSAIGLFISSLTSYQMVAAVITTAIMVLINFIGNLWQDVPYINDIVYWLYLNHKSSEIVSGLISTQSVSYFLIITGVFIAVTIIRLSNKKKGKSKLRNLLEYSVVLLLATGLASFSSNPYNIKFYDMTRGKHKTLNKEIQAITSQLKEHPLKITFYVNILDIYTAGSGLPKHYNKNYRVFHQFTRFLPQLELEYVHFYDTIPPKSQVYRDNPGLFGKPLAKKMAAAYGLDFENILNPAEIKKMVDLSAEENRYVTQVSYNGKKEFLRLYNPPGTYPSVENIAAAFKKLTTKAPKVGVVTGHDECTLSKGDEGYNQVLSSREDDSSLSNNGFKFEYVAVDTNDIPEDIDILLIADPKSTYTATGLKRIANYIAEGKNLLVLAELENRKYLAPIVNPLGIHFVPGKITTQKNVNLVDTHIKGLVSAESVSRFKERGWERRVNSRIGFTMPMTGAVGMSYNNEGGFEKWNLLVTRKEVSIEKLATEKGSLSMPNLSENPISLAVGLDRMVGNKQQRIMIVGDSEFISNGERLYNGNQYNSGRSIGPRIFKWLANDEFPISSRHKTSSEDHTLNLNRTGLSWLMLIYMVLIPGVLTVIAVVFLGRRKGK is encoded by the coding sequence ATGAAAACTATATTTAGAATAGCCCGTTTAGAACTAAACACCCTCTTTTATTTTCCCATTGGTTGGTTAGTCTTGGTGGTTTTTTCCATTCAAGGAGGAAATAGGTTAACAAACATTCTTAAACATCAGGTGTTTAGGGTAGAATCGTGGGGCGATAACGCTGTCAATAACCTAACAGCTTCTATATTTTCTAGAGCTAGTAACCAACAATTCTTTTATAGCATTGCAGATAATTTATTTCTTTTTATTCCTATATTGACTATGGGGCTCATCAGTAAAGAACTCAGTAGTGGGTCTATTAAATTACCACTGTCCTCTCCAATCAATTTTCACCAGCTTATACTAGGAAAGTATTTGGCGATGGTAGCCTATTGTTTTATACTCATACTATCGTTAGCTACCTATATGGTGACGGGGCATTTTATTATTGACACCCTAGATTATACGTTGATGCTCTCTAGTTTGCTTGGTATATTTTTATTAATCTGTACCTACTCGGCAATTGGGTTATTTATTTCCAGTTTAACTTCCTATCAAATGGTAGCAGCTGTTATTACAACTGCTATTATGGTGTTAATTAATTTTATAGGGAATTTATGGCAAGATGTTCCCTATATCAATGATATTGTTTATTGGTTGTACTTAAACCATAAATCGTCAGAAATTGTTTCGGGTCTTATTAGCACCCAAAGTGTTAGCTACTTTTTAATTATCACTGGAGTATTTATAGCGGTTACCATTATAAGACTTTCCAATAAGAAGAAAGGAAAATCTAAGCTTAGAAACCTTCTAGAATATAGTGTGGTTTTACTATTAGCTACAGGCTTAGCTTCTTTTAGCTCGAACCCTTATAATATCAAGTTTTATGATATGACTAGAGGAAAACACAAAACGTTGAACAAGGAGATCCAAGCAATTACAAGCCAACTGAAAGAACATCCCTTAAAAATCACCTTTTATGTAAATATTTTAGATATCTATACCGCAGGTTCTGGACTGCCTAAGCATTATAATAAAAATTATAGAGTATTCCATCAATTCACCCGGTTTTTACCACAATTAGAATTAGAATATGTTCATTTTTATGATACCATCCCACCAAAATCCCAAGTGTATAGAGATAATCCTGGACTCTTTGGTAAACCATTAGCTAAAAAAATGGCAGCTGCTTATGGTCTTGATTTTGAAAACATTCTAAATCCAGCAGAAATTAAAAAAATGGTGGATTTAAGTGCCGAAGAGAATCGCTATGTAACTCAGGTTAGCTACAATGGTAAAAAAGAGTTTTTACGCTTGTACAATCCACCAGGCACCTATCCTAGTGTAGAAAATATAGCAGCAGCGTTTAAAAAATTAACCACCAAAGCACCAAAAGTAGGAGTTGTAACAGGGCATGATGAGTGTACACTTTCTAAAGGAGATGAAGGCTATAATCAAGTTTTATCTTCACGAGAAGATGATAGTTCTTTATCAAACAATGGATTTAAATTTGAGTATGTTGCTGTGGATACAAATGACATCCCAGAAGACATAGACATTCTGTTAATTGCAGATCCAAAAAGTACCTATACTGCAACAGGGCTAAAACGAATTGCCAATTATATAGCAGAAGGTAAAAACTTATTAGTACTAGCAGAACTAGAGAATAGAAAATATTTAGCCCCTATTGTAAATCCGTTAGGAATCCATTTTGTTCCAGGAAAAATAACCACCCAAAAAAATGTAAACTTAGTAGATACACATATTAAAGGATTGGTTTCAGCAGAATCTGTCTCTAGATTTAAAGAAAGAGGATGGGAAAGAAGAGTGAATAGTAGAATTGGCTTTACAATGCCCATGACAGGAGCAGTAGGGATGTCTTATAATAATGAAGGAGGTTTTGAAAAATGGAACCTTCTGGTTACAAGAAAAGAAGTAAGTATAGAAAAACTGGCTACAGAAAAGGGTAGTTTATCAATGCCCAATTTATCTGAGAATCCGATTTCTTTAGCGGTAGGATTGGATAGAATGGTGGGCAACAAACAACAACGCATTATGATTGTTGGAGATTCAGAATTTATAAGTAACGGTGAAAGATTATACAATGGCAATCAGTATAACTCAGGAAGATCTATAGGGCCTAGAATATTTAAATGGCTAGCCAATGATGAATTTCCAATTAGCTCAAGACATAAAACATCATCAGAGGATCATACTTTAAATTTAAACAGAACAGGGCTTTCGTGGTTGATGCTGATTTATATGGTTTTAATCCCAGGGGTTTTAACGGTAATTGCAGTTGTCTTTTTAGGAAGAAGAAAAGGAAAATAA